The sequence tgtttttaaaatgactcaCTCTGTCTCTTGAACTTGTGCAGCTTCTTTAGCTTGCTTTTCTTCTTCCCATCTCCATTTTTTATCTTCTTGGGTTTTGTCACCTTAAAGCCTGGACCTGCTCTTGCATCCACCACCTGAATTAGGTTAGACACAACAAGTCAGCAGTCCATTGAATAGGACAAATATGCACTAACAGTACCAATAAGTGGATATAACTTACATGGTTCCAATTTTTTTTGGAGCCAAGAGGCAGCTTTTTCCACCTTTTCACCAGTAAGACACAGGCGTTGCAGATGTCTCCAACACGATCCTCAGAGAgccttcaaagaaagaaaaaaaatacacacaaaaaaaaataaataaatacaataaataaataatatgtatatatatatatatatatatatatatacacacacacacacacacacacacacacaaaaaaaaaaaatacatgagtcattaataaagtatgcaaaaaagaaaaaaaaactcaaaaaaacgAATGCACAGATAATTCAATATGAATAAATGCGAGCTCTTACCCAAAACACAGCCTGAATGTCTCCTCATATCGACTGCTGTCTGTGAATCGAGAACTGGAGGACTTGGTCTTGCAGATGCAACAGCCTTCGTTACTCCTGTAGATCTTTGACTTGTGAAAGCCAAACATAGTCTATTTCTTGGTCGGTGTTAGGGTTAAAATCCTGAAAACGGAAGGAGGAATAAAAATATGAGCACACGATCGGTAATTGTCCCAGTCCCACCTTTTCTAAGCACCGTGGATGTCTGCAGACAGTTGTGCTTTCTACTGCTAAAAAGGGGCGGTCCCTACACGCGCACACATACAGATCTAGGAAAACCCGTCCACAACCTCACAATTATAATAAATCCTGCaagaaatcactttttttaaactaatcgAAACATAAAACTAATAGTGCGCAAACATCTGAAAATGCCCAACTACATTTGGCTAAAGCCGTAACGTTGAGGAATTTAAAGTCAAGTCACGGGAAcaccaaaacaccaaaaaaacaaaacaaaaacaagacagcaCGAACACTAAACGCACGCTATATCGCCATGTTATCGATCGTCTTATCACATAAAGAAGATCTGAGGATCATCCACGCGGATGCGGGTCCGAGTCGGGATCTTAAACTTTCAAGCACAGCTCGGTTAACGTGGGGACGTCACACGAGCAGCGTTTTACACTCGGTAGCAGGCATTAATACCACTTTTCCAAACATCACTGCATGGATTATATATTTTACTATCTAGCAAACGTTAACAAAGTGAGATTGCGAGCGATTACACGTTGTTTATCAGGAGATTGGTGTGCGCTGGGAATCCGAAACAAAAAGCGGGCTGTAAGCGGCGCTTTCTGAagtgaacaaacaaaaagctaCCGTGCTATTCGTTAAAATGCGCATCTCTAAATAAGTCATACTTATCAACTCATTGCATTTAGTGAATGTCACTgaaattttaacaaaatgcaaaaagttGCAACGAACACATCCTTCCCTTTAAATTCAAACTTTTGCCCGCTAGAGCGCCAAATATGGTTCATTGTTGTTAGCCCTTAGCATTCCAGCTAGCCTACTTCGCTACCAGCACCACGCCACGCTCTTGTTCACTTCCACGTTATCCCCATTGTCGAGACTGTTAGTCTTAAACGTTTGGCGCGTGACATATGGAAAAGCACACGTCAGGTCACCACTGCACCACATTAGGGCTACTCTTCACGTACATAACGAATAAATAAAATCTCATAAATGTAATATCAGTGGAAGAGACATAAGACTGCACTTACCGAACAAAAACTTTGAATCTTCGCCGTGTTCCTTTCCCGCACTGCGCATGCTCTTACTACAACTGCATACAGCTGGTCATTAGAATACATTTGCATAAAAAACCGGAATGAAAACGCAGAGCTTACATGACCATATAAGGCGTGCAGCCGTTGGGTTTGAACCTGATTCCAACCAATCGCTGACCCCTTCGCGTACTCGCCGGAAGACATGAATTCTGGGAAGCGTAGTGAACAAGCGAGGCGTTGTGCCGTTGTTAGATGTGAACGGACTGTCTTGAAACTCAAAATCCCACAAGGCACATGGCCGAagcctttaaagaaaaacacctcTTTGATATGGCGCGAAAgagtttgtttacattttctcaGCCGAGAAAAGGCATTCAGCGGAAATATGAATGTACAACAGCCATTTAAAAGCTATCAAATCAAGACTGCAGGACCTAAAAAGCTCATTCATCTAAATTATACATCTAAATATGCATTTAAGCTTCCCTTTATTGCACATTTTAGTTACTGTAAGCACTTTACTTGAATTCAGGGCAGTAAATAAattcattataatttaaaaaaaaaaaaaaaaaaaaaaaaaaaaaaaataatatatatatatatatatatatatatatatatatatatatatatataattatcaCTATTAGATTAATCAACAATCCTGTTAAATGtgccatttcatttaaaaaaaaaaacaaaaaaaacaaaacctaatttCTAAAGCCCAAATTCATATATTTAAGTTTTTCTCTAGCAGCTTGTAAAACTCCAGAGCTCCTGGAGCAAATAATATAAATGtgttaatgaaaaacaaaatcacccaTTTGAATGCATTACAGAGGCTTTATTCTTAATATATTTTTACACTGtacactgctgctcacttaGTAAACACTACATTACACCGCTATATCAATAAATGTACAACTGTattggaaaacaaaaatatatatctccCAAGATGCTTGTGTGTCGGGTCGTACACAGATGGGTACAACACAGTCATTCCAGACGTTGTTGGCACAGGTAAGAAGTCCATCACATATTCTGCACAGTAAAGTGAAATGTCTATAACGGAGGAGGGCCTGGGACCATCTCAAGACGCCCTGATATGGAGTTTACAGGGAGTTTAATTTCTCTTGTGGATATTGCATAGCAAGAAAACATGATgcgaaggaagaaaaataaaaatcaggagacgacgggggggggggggggggggggggggggggggggggagagacagTCCTTTTGCTCCTCACATGGGAAGCAGGAGATCATTCCCATCACAGGAAGCCTACTCAGATAATCacagtttttttatgtttgcagaAGACAACAGCAAATGTAGTGTAAGAGCTGTAATGATGGCAGGAGAAAGGGGCTGGTTGGAGGTGTTAGCATGAAGGTTGTAGTTGTGATCCAGGTCGCACAAAAAGCAGGGTCGAGCATCTCTTGGAGAACTTTGGGGTTACTTTTCTTAATCGCTGAATACAGGcttaaaaccacacacacacacacacacacacacacacacacacacacacacacacacacacacacacacacacacacacacacacacacacaccaaggatCTTCATCTCTGCTGAAGGTGCTCCTTGTGAAAGATTTTGCATACTTGTACTTCTATCAGGGAAAGGCCTGAATGTAACAGCCCACGTGGTGAATCACCTAACGCTCTACAAACTTCCCTGTCATACACACACTTACAAAGCATACATCCACATCATTTGCTCTAATGATGACATTGAACTCGGAGTTGATAACAGAGCAAGCAACTTGAccaatttaacaaaataatactgtttttttttccccctctgaaAATATATTAACAGTTTTGATCCCCCACTTTCCCTTAAATATAGCCGTCGCCAGCAGTTCACGATAACGgtgaaaatattcagttttcaGTAAAACATTATAGCACAAGTAGGTCAATAATGTGTAAATCATGGTTCGTAatagaaaacatatttttaaacatctAATGGCAACATCGTCAAggataaaaataacaacatatCTGGAAAGGCTCATTGCACTTAATATATGGCAAATGTTAACAGTAGCTTTAATATAAGCCAGAAAGTCTCCTTTGTTCAAGCCTGTTCCTGCATATAAAAGGTTCAGTTATTCTTTTTAGTGGTCCCCAGTGATCGTCCTGGTCAAGTCCAGTGGGTGGGAAACTGGTTTGGCTTTAGATGCCAACACCTTTGACGAGTGAAGCCTCCAGGGTGATGTTGAACTCCTGCAGAGTCTGCAGTACTCTGATCAGAGCGTTTACCAGCGAGCGGTCCTTAATCAGTGCAGTGTCCTCATACATCTGAGAAGTGATCGGACAATCTGCGAGCAGAGCGATCCAGTGATGGAGCAAATGGTCCCTGACAAAAGATGACACATGTGGAGTTAACAGTGTAGCTTAACACGTGATGCAGTTTTCAATAAAAATCACAAGCTGTGGTGGAATAAAAGCAAACTACATTACACTATGCTTAAAACCTGACATCAGTGTATCAGCAAAGACTGTTTTATGTCTCGAGCTTCACTAAGAAGTTTTATTGCATCCACTTTGAACACTCAACTTCCTTTTTGTCCACAAGAATATTAACAGTGTTCTAAATGTTTATTGAGTCCTTTATTTAGTTTATGGACTTTTTC comes from Astatotilapia calliptera chromosome 1, fAstCal1.2, whole genome shotgun sequence and encodes:
- the sinhcafl gene encoding SIN3-HDAC complex associated factor, like; the protein is MFGFHKSKIYRSNEGCCICKTKSSSSRFTDSSRYEETFRLCFGLSEDRVGDICNACVLLVKRWKKLPLGSKKNWNHVVDARAGPGFKVTKPKKIKNGDGKKKSKLKKLHKFKRQNSDAHSTTSSVSPAQSPSYSNQSDDGSDIESKQRRSAPSIFSFLDRSYWKRQKVCCGIVYKGRFGEVIIDPRLFKPCCSSKKQKTLTSPTQVATHLPDTQHPEDIKETW